In Bradyrhizobium sp. CCBAU 051011, the following are encoded in one genomic region:
- a CDS encoding efflux RND transporter permease subunit, with the protein MNLGRLSINQPILAMVLSIVLMIVGAIAYTTLPVAEYPQVVPPTVTVTTQYPGASAQTVSDTVAAPIEQEINGVEDMLYLYSQATSNGQLTITVTFKLGTDLDKAQVLVQNRVAIAQPRLPEEVQRGGVVTRKNSPDILMVVFMLSPDDTFDQLYISNYALLRVRDQLDRLDGVGDIQIFGARDYSMRLWLDPDKVSTLGLTAGEIVAAIRSQNVQIAGGQIAEPPIADRAFSPNLTFTGRLKDPKQFEEIVVKAGADGRIVRLRDVARIELGALAYATNSFMLRKSAVAMLVTQRPGSNALATAKGISDTMEKLKASFPQGLDYNIGYNPTEFIAQSVSELIKTIYEAMALVVLVVVVFLQGWRPAIIPIIAIPVSLVGTFAVMAALGFSINNLTLFGLVLAVGIVVDDAIVVVENVERHLEHGMSRRDAALRTMEEVGSALVSIALVLCAVFVPTAFLGGISGQFFQQFAVTIAVATAISCFCSLTLSPALASQILKPHADKRPPARWNFIARGWNAFAGAFNRGFDRLSHGYARAADFVIRHSVVMLLVYVALIGGAGWLLVTTPQGFIPPQDRGYVIVSVQLPGAASLARTTEVVREIEKRALDTPGIIRVAAFAGFSGATRTQASNAAALFPVFEDPEVRHKKGLSADAIAGELRKRLASIQGAFIVVIPPPAVPGIGTGGGFAMRIQDRQVRGPELLAAATDELVGAARKAQGLTQVFSPFTANTPQLFVDIDRVKAQKLGVPIANINEAIQTYFGSTYVNDFNLFGRTYRVTAQADLPFRKESADLSRLRTRNAAGDMVMLGSLVDFKDISGPDRVARYNLYPASELQGDTLPGTSSATAIDTMKKLAEQTLPTGFGFEWTDLSYQQVTGGQAGLLVFPICVLFVYLVLAAQYGSWSLPFAVILIVPMCLLAATIGVRIMGQDVNILTQIGFVVLVGLAAKNAILIVEFARDIELEGKARLEAVIEACRLRLRPILMTSFAFILGVLPLVISSGSGSEMRQAVGVAVFFGMLGVTLFGLIFTPIFYVIVRNLADGKGKKPVAV; encoded by the coding sequence ATGAATCTTGGCCGGCTTTCCATCAACCAGCCCATTCTTGCGATGGTGCTGTCGATCGTGCTGATGATCGTTGGCGCGATCGCCTACACCACGCTGCCGGTCGCGGAATATCCGCAAGTGGTTCCGCCGACGGTGACGGTTACCACGCAATATCCCGGCGCCTCGGCGCAAACCGTGTCTGACACCGTCGCCGCCCCGATCGAGCAGGAAATCAACGGCGTCGAGGACATGCTGTATCTCTACAGCCAGGCGACCTCGAACGGACAGTTGACGATAACAGTTACGTTCAAGCTCGGGACCGATCTCGACAAGGCGCAGGTGCTGGTGCAGAACCGCGTCGCGATTGCGCAGCCGCGGCTGCCCGAAGAAGTGCAGCGCGGCGGCGTCGTCACCCGCAAGAACAGCCCCGACATCCTGATGGTCGTGTTCATGCTGTCGCCGGACGACACGTTCGACCAGCTCTACATCAGTAACTACGCGCTGCTGCGAGTCCGCGACCAGCTGGACCGGCTCGACGGCGTCGGCGACATCCAGATCTTCGGCGCGCGCGACTATTCGATGCGGCTGTGGCTCGATCCCGACAAGGTCTCCACGCTGGGTCTGACAGCGGGCGAAATAGTTGCGGCGATCCGGTCGCAGAACGTGCAGATCGCGGGCGGCCAGATCGCCGAACCGCCGATTGCCGACCGCGCCTTTTCGCCGAATCTTACCTTCACCGGCCGATTGAAGGATCCCAAACAGTTCGAGGAGATCGTGGTCAAGGCCGGTGCCGACGGGCGTATCGTGCGGCTGCGCGATGTCGCGCGGATCGAGCTCGGTGCGCTCGCCTATGCGACCAACAGCTTCATGCTGCGGAAATCCGCCGTCGCCATGCTGGTGACCCAGCGGCCGGGCTCCAACGCGCTGGCAACCGCCAAGGGCATTTCGGACACGATGGAAAAGCTGAAAGCCAGCTTTCCACAGGGGCTCGACTACAATATCGGTTACAACCCGACCGAATTCATTGCGCAGTCCGTCAGCGAGCTGATCAAGACGATCTACGAAGCGATGGCGCTGGTCGTGCTCGTGGTGGTCGTGTTCCTACAGGGCTGGCGACCGGCCATCATTCCTATCATCGCGATTCCGGTATCGCTGGTCGGCACCTTTGCGGTGATGGCTGCGCTGGGCTTCTCGATCAACAATTTGACCCTGTTCGGTTTGGTGCTTGCGGTCGGCATCGTGGTCGATGACGCGATCGTGGTAGTCGAAAACGTCGAGCGCCATCTCGAGCACGGCATGAGCCGCCGCGATGCGGCGCTCCGTACCATGGAAGAGGTCGGCAGCGCGCTGGTTTCGATCGCGCTGGTGCTGTGCGCGGTGTTCGTGCCGACGGCGTTTCTCGGCGGCATATCAGGGCAATTCTTCCAGCAATTCGCCGTCACCATTGCGGTGGCGACCGCGATTTCATGTTTCTGTTCGTTGACGCTGTCGCCCGCGTTGGCCTCGCAGATCCTGAAGCCGCATGCGGACAAGCGGCCGCCGGCGCGCTGGAATTTCATCGCCCGCGGCTGGAACGCGTTTGCCGGCGCGTTCAATCGCGGCTTCGACCGGCTCTCGCATGGCTACGCCCGCGCCGCCGATTTCGTGATCCGGCATTCGGTGGTGATGCTATTGGTCTATGTGGCGCTGATCGGCGGCGCCGGATGGTTGCTCGTCACCACACCGCAGGGTTTCATTCCGCCGCAGGATCGCGGCTACGTCATCGTCTCCGTGCAGCTTCCGGGCGCGGCCTCTTTGGCGCGGACGACCGAGGTCGTCAGGGAGATCGAGAAAAGAGCGCTCGATACGCCCGGCATCATCCGGGTCGCGGCGTTTGCGGGCTTCTCGGGCGCAACCCGCACGCAAGCGAGCAACGCCGCGGCGCTATTCCCCGTGTTCGAAGATCCGGAGGTTCGCCACAAGAAGGGACTGTCCGCCGACGCAATTGCCGGTGAGCTGCGCAAGCGGCTTGCGAGCATCCAGGGCGCGTTCATCGTCGTCATTCCGCCGCCGGCGGTGCCCGGCATCGGTACCGGCGGCGGCTTCGCCATGCGTATCCAGGATCGCCAGGTGCGCGGCCCTGAACTGCTGGCGGCTGCGACCGACGAACTGGTCGGCGCTGCCCGCAAGGCACAGGGGCTGACCCAGGTGTTCTCGCCGTTTACCGCCAACACGCCGCAATTGTTCGTCGATATCGACCGCGTGAAGGCGCAGAAGCTCGGCGTGCCAATCGCGAACATCAATGAGGCGATCCAGACCTATTTCGGATCGACTTATGTCAACGACTTCAACCTGTTCGGGCGCACCTATCGCGTCACGGCACAGGCCGATCTGCCGTTCCGGAAAGAGAGCGCCGATCTCTCACGCCTGCGCACCCGCAACGCTGCCGGCGACATGGTGATGCTCGGCAGCCTCGTGGACTTCAAGGATATCTCCGGCCCCGACCGCGTCGCACGCTACAATCTCTATCCAGCTTCCGAGCTGCAGGGCGACACGCTGCCGGGCACCAGCTCGGCGACTGCCATCGACACCATGAAGAAGCTTGCCGAGCAGACGCTGCCGACCGGCTTCGGCTTTGAATGGACAGATTTGTCCTATCAGCAGGTGACCGGCGGCCAAGCTGGCCTCCTCGTGTTTCCGATCTGCGTGCTGTTCGTCTATCTGGTGCTGGCGGCGCAATATGGCAGCTGGAGCCTGCCGTTCGCGGTCATCCTGATCGTGCCGATGTGCCTGCTTGCCGCTACCATTGGCGTGCGGATCATGGGACAGGACGTCAACATCCTGACCCAGATCGGATTCGTGGTGTTGGTGGGGTTGGCGGCCAAGAATGCTATTCTGATCGTCGAGTTCGCGCGCGATATCGAGCTCGAGGGCAAGGCGCGGTTGGAGGCTGTCATCGAAGCCTGCCGGCTGCGCTTGCGGCCGATCCTGATGACGTCGTTCGCCTTCATCCTCGGCGTGCTGCCGCTGGTGATCTCGTCGGGCTCCGGCTCCGAGATGCGTCAGGCGGTGGGCGTCGCGGTTTTCTTCGGCATGCTCGGCGTGACGCTGTTCGGCCTGATCTTCACGCCGATCTTCTACGTCATCGTGCGCAATCTCGCGGACGGGAAGGGCAAGAAGCCGGTTGCGGTGTGA
- a CDS encoding iron-containing alcohol dehydrogenase, whose translation MHRGRVVFGAMDEVVFGRPASEALVEQLNRLGATRTFLMVSGTLNRQTDEIENIRRALGPRCAGTFDAMPPHTPRSAVIAATEQARAANADLIVTIGGGSITDGAKAVQLCLANDVRKPEDIDRIKAGRGGSPQLAAPTVRQISVPTTIAGGEFSATAGVTNEKTRVKEGLRHPLIMPRAVILDPWLSLHTPEWLWLSTGIRAVDHCVEGICSREAHPYGDAQALKGLSMLAQALPRVKADAKDLDARMDCQIGTWLSTGPLASGVPMGASHGIGYVLGAEFGVPHGYTSCVMLPAVMRWNKTVNAERQALVAGAMGHPNEDAGGVLDRFIRSLGMPRSLREVKVGSEHFDRIAQAAMATPWVPRNPRKIEGPAQVREILDMAA comes from the coding sequence GTGCACCGAGGGCGTGTCGTGTTCGGCGCGATGGACGAGGTCGTGTTCGGGCGGCCGGCGTCCGAGGCGCTCGTCGAGCAGTTGAACCGGCTCGGCGCTACACGCACCTTTCTGATGGTCAGCGGCACCCTCAACCGCCAAACCGATGAAATCGAGAACATCCGCCGCGCGCTGGGACCACGCTGCGCCGGTACCTTCGACGCGATGCCGCCGCATACGCCCCGCTCGGCCGTCATTGCCGCCACCGAACAAGCCCGCGCCGCGAATGCCGATCTCATCGTCACCATCGGCGGCGGCTCCATCACCGACGGCGCCAAGGCAGTGCAGCTTTGCCTCGCCAACGATGTCCGCAAGCCTGAAGACATCGACCGGATCAAGGCGGGGCGCGGCGGTTCGCCGCAACTGGCAGCGCCGACCGTGCGCCAGATCAGCGTGCCGACGACGATTGCCGGCGGCGAGTTCTCCGCTACCGCCGGCGTCACCAATGAGAAGACGAGGGTCAAGGAAGGGCTGCGTCATCCGCTGATCATGCCGCGCGCGGTGATCCTCGATCCCTGGCTCAGCCTGCACACGCCGGAATGGCTGTGGCTCTCGACCGGCATCCGCGCCGTCGACCATTGCGTCGAAGGTATCTGTTCGCGCGAGGCGCATCCTTACGGCGACGCGCAGGCGCTGAAGGGCCTGTCGATGCTGGCGCAGGCGCTGCCGCGGGTAAAGGCCGATGCCAAAGACCTCGATGCACGAATGGATTGCCAGATCGGCACCTGGCTTTCGACCGGACCGCTGGCCTCCGGCGTGCCGATGGGCGCCAGCCACGGCATCGGCTACGTCCTCGGCGCCGAGTTCGGCGTACCGCACGGCTACACTTCCTGCGTGATGCTGCCGGCGGTGATGCGCTGGAACAAGACGGTCAATGCCGAGCGCCAGGCGCTGGTCGCTGGCGCCATGGGGCACCCGAACGAGGACGCCGGCGGCGTGCTCGACCGCTTCATTCGCAGCCTCGGCATGCCGCGCAGCCTGCGCGAGGTCAAAGTCGGCTCCGAGCATTTCGACCGTATCGCGCAGGCCGCGATGGCGACGCCCTGGGTGCCGCGCAACCCGCGCAAGATCGAGGGACCGGCGCAGGTGCGCGAGATCCTGGACATGGCCGCGTAA
- a CDS encoding ABC transporter permease, whose translation MGTSRVTTINFDNELRRAGAHSTHGWRRLLFLAQRYMLGTIGLVIMVLFVWMAISADLICRFSPLSVDSAHRLAPPDAVHWMGTDSFGRDVWSRIVHGARISLAVGIGATALGSSIGVIVGLASGYLSGWVDLLFQRVTDILQALPLLVLALVMTAALGPSLPNVIIAIAIPLIPTVARVIRANTLALRELPFVEAAKSIGMSETRIALRHVLPNTLAPLIVLATAQLGSTILTEASLSFLGLGIPEPYPSWGRMLSESAAEYVRTAPWLVIFPGVAISLAVFGTNLFGDALRDILDPRQRG comes from the coding sequence ATGGGGACTAGCCGCGTGACCACGATCAATTTCGACAACGAACTGAGGCGAGCCGGCGCGCATTCCACGCATGGCTGGCGCCGGCTATTGTTCCTGGCGCAGCGCTATATGCTCGGCACAATCGGCCTCGTCATCATGGTGCTGTTCGTCTGGATGGCGATATCGGCCGACCTGATCTGCCGCTTCAGCCCGCTCAGCGTCGATTCCGCGCACCGGCTGGCGCCGCCCGACGCCGTGCATTGGATGGGCACCGATTCATTCGGCCGCGACGTCTGGAGCCGGATCGTGCACGGCGCGCGCATCTCGCTCGCCGTCGGCATCGGCGCTACCGCGCTGGGATCCTCGATCGGCGTCATCGTCGGCCTCGCATCGGGCTACCTGTCGGGCTGGGTCGATCTGCTGTTCCAGCGCGTCACCGACATTTTGCAGGCTCTGCCGCTTCTGGTGCTGGCGCTGGTGATGACGGCGGCGCTCGGGCCGTCGCTGCCGAACGTGATTATCGCCATTGCGATCCCGCTGATCCCGACGGTCGCCCGCGTGATCCGCGCCAATACACTGGCGCTGCGCGAACTGCCTTTTGTCGAAGCCGCCAAATCGATCGGCATGAGCGAAACGCGTATCGCGCTGCGTCATGTGCTGCCCAACACGCTGGCTCCGTTGATCGTGCTGGCGACCGCGCAGCTCGGCTCCACCATTCTCACCGAAGCCTCGCTGTCGTTCCTCGGCCTCGGCATTCCCGAGCCCTATCCGTCCTGGGGCCGCATGCTGTCGGAATCGGCCGCCGAATATGTTCGCACCGCGCCGTGGCTGGTGATCTTCCCGGGGGTAGCCATCTCCCTTGCCGTGTTCGGCACCAATCTGTTCGGCGATGCGCTGCGCGACATCCTCGACCCGAGGCAACGCGGCTGA
- a CDS encoding ABC transporter substrate-binding protein: MRSVHALAAAAVLLLPAYDLASAEPKQGGILRVYHRDSPGSASIHEGATYSINVPFMPVFNNLVMFKQDVAQNSVESIVPDLAESWAWSSDNKKLTFKLKQGVKWHDGKPFTSADVKCTFDMLMGKSQQKFRQNPRKSWYDQVNEVTVNGDFEASFELKRPQPALISLLASGYTPVYPCHVSPADMRTKPVGTGPFKFVEFKANESIKLTKNPDYFKKGLPHLDGMEFTIIPNRSTAILGFVSGKFDMTFPTEVSIPLLKEVKAQAPNAVCVVEPINVSTNIIVNSSSPPFDNLDIRRALALALDRKAFIQIMFEGQADIGGTMLPAPGGLWAMPKDMMESIPGYGPDINANREEARKLMQKAGYGPDKRLAVKVATRNIPIYRDPAVILIDQMKNIYIDGELDVVDTAQWFPKVARKDYSLGLNLTGNAVDDPDQSFYENYSCGSERNYTNYCNKEIEKLFDQQSAETDKEKRKKLVWEIDKKLQEDVARPIIFHGRTGTCWNPYVKGITVMVNSSYNGYRYEDVWMDK; this comes from the coding sequence ATGCGGAGCGTTCATGCGCTTGCCGCCGCGGCGGTGTTATTGCTGCCGGCTTACGACCTTGCCTCGGCGGAGCCGAAACAGGGCGGCATCCTCCGGGTCTATCACCGCGACAGCCCGGGCAGCGCCTCGATCCATGAAGGCGCGACCTATTCGATCAACGTTCCCTTCATGCCGGTCTTCAACAACCTCGTCATGTTCAAGCAGGACGTGGCGCAGAACAGCGTGGAGTCGATCGTTCCCGATCTCGCCGAGAGCTGGGCCTGGAGCAGCGACAACAAGAAACTGACCTTCAAGCTGAAACAGGGCGTCAAATGGCACGACGGAAAGCCGTTCACGTCGGCCGACGTCAAATGCACCTTCGATATGCTGATGGGCAAATCGCAGCAGAAGTTCCGGCAGAACCCGCGAAAGTCCTGGTACGACCAGGTCAACGAGGTGACCGTCAACGGTGATTTCGAGGCGTCGTTCGAACTGAAGCGGCCGCAGCCGGCGCTGATTTCGCTGCTCGCGTCCGGCTACACGCCGGTGTATCCCTGCCACGTCTCGCCCGCCGATATGCGCACCAAGCCGGTTGGCACCGGCCCGTTCAAGTTCGTCGAGTTCAAGGCCAACGAGTCGATCAAGCTCACCAAGAATCCCGACTATTTCAAGAAGGGCCTGCCGCATCTCGACGGCATGGAATTCACCATCATCCCGAACCGCTCGACGGCGATTCTCGGATTCGTTTCCGGCAAATTCGACATGACCTTCCCGACCGAAGTGTCGATACCGCTGCTGAAGGAGGTCAAGGCGCAGGCGCCGAACGCGGTCTGCGTGGTCGAGCCGATCAACGTCTCCACCAACATCATCGTCAACTCCTCCTCCCCACCATTCGACAATCTCGACATCAGGCGCGCGCTGGCGCTGGCGCTGGATCGCAAGGCGTTCATCCAGATCATGTTCGAGGGGCAGGCCGATATCGGCGGCACCATGTTGCCGGCGCCGGGCGGCCTGTGGGCGATGCCGAAGGACATGATGGAATCGATTCCCGGCTACGGCCCCGACATCAACGCCAACCGCGAAGAGGCGCGCAAGCTGATGCAGAAGGCCGGCTACGGCCCGGACAAGCGCCTCGCCGTCAAGGTCGCCACCCGCAACATTCCGATCTACCGCGACCCTGCCGTCATCCTGATCGACCAGATGAAGAACATCTATATCGATGGCGAGCTTGACGTCGTCGACACCGCGCAATGGTTCCCGAAAGTCGCACGCAAGGATTACTCGCTCGGCCTCAACCTCACCGGCAACGCCGTCGACGATCCCGACCAGTCGTTCTACGAGAACTATTCCTGCGGATCGGAGCGCAACTACACCAACTACTGCAACAAGGAGATCGAGAAGCTGTTCGACCAGCAGTCGGCCGAGACCGACAAGGAGAAGCGGAAGAAGCTGGTCTGGGAGATCGACAAGAAGTTGCAGGAGGACGTGGCGCGGCCGATCATCTTCCACGGCCGTACCGGGACGTGCTGGAATCCCTACGTCAAGGGCATCACCGTGATGGTGAACAGCTCCTATAACGGCTATCGTTACGAAGACGTCTGGATGGACAAGTAA
- a CDS encoding efflux RND transporter periplasmic adaptor subunit, with the protein MDIPALRRLGWLAPLLALALSACGDKAAQQPAAAPPTVTVSQPVKRTVTDWDEFTGRFEAVQEVQVRARVGGFVTSVEFRDGSIVRAGDLLYVIDARPFEAVAEQADGQLSDARARAELARRELDRALTLNQTQAVSDSIVDQRRQTLQAARAAEMQAEGLLKAAKLNIEFTHVMAPITGRVSRHLVTPGNLVQGSDGGSTLLTSIVSLDPIYIYFDVDEATYQRNSRLWFEGKRPSSRDTPNPVQVTLTGETKPSHDGKMDFLDNRLDVSTGTLRSRAVIPNKDLSILPGQFGRVRIIGSAPYEALLLPDTAIATDQSRKIVFVVKDDNTVEAKPVTLGPLDEGLRVIREGIKAEDRVIVDGLQRARVGAKVTPQTAEVKPAGGKT; encoded by the coding sequence ATTGATATTCCCGCACTTCGTCGCCTCGGTTGGCTGGCCCCGCTGCTCGCGCTGGCGCTGTCCGCCTGCGGCGACAAGGCGGCGCAACAGCCGGCGGCGGCGCCGCCAACGGTCACCGTGTCGCAACCGGTGAAACGCACGGTTACGGATTGGGATGAATTCACCGGACGGTTCGAGGCGGTTCAGGAAGTCCAGGTTCGCGCCCGCGTCGGCGGTTTCGTGACCAGTGTCGAATTCCGCGACGGTAGCATCGTGCGCGCGGGCGATCTGCTTTATGTGATCGACGCCCGTCCGTTCGAGGCGGTCGCCGAGCAGGCCGACGGCCAATTGTCCGACGCGCGGGCGAGGGCCGAGCTTGCCAGGCGCGAACTCGATCGCGCATTGACGTTGAACCAGACCCAGGCCGTGTCGGATTCCATCGTCGACCAGCGCCGCCAAACTCTGCAGGCGGCGCGCGCGGCGGAAATGCAGGCCGAAGGATTGCTCAAGGCCGCCAAGCTCAACATCGAATTCACCCATGTGATGGCGCCGATCACCGGCCGCGTCAGCCGACATCTCGTCACGCCCGGCAACCTCGTGCAGGGCAGCGATGGCGGATCCACGCTGCTGACCTCGATCGTCTCGCTTGATCCGATCTACATCTATTTCGACGTCGATGAAGCGACTTACCAGAGGAACAGCCGGCTCTGGTTCGAAGGCAAACGGCCGAGCTCGCGTGATACGCCGAACCCGGTCCAGGTAACGCTCACGGGCGAGACCAAGCCATCGCACGACGGCAAGATGGATTTCCTCGACAACCGCCTTGATGTCTCGACCGGGACGCTGCGCAGCCGCGCTGTCATCCCCAACAAGGATCTTTCGATCCTCCCCGGCCAGTTCGGCCGCGTTCGGATCATCGGCAGTGCGCCTTATGAGGCGTTGTTGCTGCCTGATACCGCGATTGCGACCGACCAGTCGCGCAAGATCGTTTTTGTCGTCAAGGACGACAATACGGTCGAGGCGAAGCCGGTGACGCTTGGGCCGCTGGATGAAGGCCTGCGCGTGATCCGCGAAGGGATAAAAGCTGAAGACCGCGTCATCGTCGACGGCCTGCAGCGGGCGCGCGTGGGTGCGAAAGTCACCCCGCAGACCGCCGAGGTCAAGCCGGCCGGTGGCAAGACATGA
- a CDS encoding ABC transporter permease: MFAYIVRRLALMLVTLVGISIIIFVLLRVVPGNIVDILFDAAGFVDPTDKANLEKELGLNLPIYQQYLNWIGGLLHGDLGYSYVSEKPALQEILPRIPITARLAALALLFSASIGIPLGVLSAVHQGSKLDYTLRVVSLSGLSLPSFWLGLLILMASVSLFGSMPIYNPNPKTWTEAFAIYAVPAMAVGFRSAALTMRITRSSMLEILRQDYIRTARAKGASETSVNYRHALKNAILPVITVIGIEAAFLIGGLIVTETVFNIPGVARFLVEALRWRDYPIVQNLVMLIAVVVVVANFTVDMLYAAIDPRIRYGD; encoded by the coding sequence GTGTTTGCTTACATCGTGCGACGCCTCGCCTTGATGCTCGTGACCCTGGTCGGGATCTCGATCATCATCTTCGTCCTGCTGCGCGTCGTTCCCGGCAACATCGTCGACATCCTGTTCGATGCCGCCGGCTTCGTCGATCCGACCGACAAGGCCAACCTGGAAAAGGAACTCGGCCTCAACCTGCCGATCTACCAGCAATATCTGAACTGGATCGGCGGGTTGCTGCACGGCGATCTCGGCTATTCCTATGTGTCGGAAAAACCGGCGCTGCAGGAAATCCTGCCGCGCATTCCGATCACCGCACGGCTGGCGGCGCTGGCGCTGTTGTTCTCGGCTTCAATCGGCATTCCGTTGGGCGTGTTGAGCGCCGTCCATCAGGGTTCAAAACTTGATTATACGCTCCGCGTCGTCAGCCTGAGCGGCCTGTCGTTGCCCTCGTTCTGGCTTGGCCTGTTGATCCTGATGGCGTCGGTCTCGCTGTTCGGCAGCATGCCGATCTACAATCCGAATCCGAAAACCTGGACGGAAGCATTCGCGATCTACGCCGTCCCGGCGATGGCGGTCGGCTTTCGCAGCGCCGCACTGACCATGCGCATCACGCGCTCTTCGATGCTGGAAATCTTGCGGCAGGATTACATCCGCACCGCGCGCGCCAAGGGCGCTTCCGAGACATCCGTCAATTATCGCCACGCGCTGAAGAACGCCATTTTGCCCGTCATCACCGTGATCGGAATCGAGGCCGCGTTCCTGATCGGCGGGCTGATCGTCACCGAAACCGTGTTCAATATCCCCGGCGTCGCCCGCTTCCTGGTCGAGGCGCTGCGCTGGCGCGATTATCCGATCGTCCAGAACCTCGTGATGCTGATCGCCGTGGTCGTGGTGGTCGCAAACTTCACCGTCGACATGCTTTACGCCGCGATCGACCCGCGCATCCGGTATGGGGACTAG
- a CDS encoding AMP-binding protein yields MYTGKHVHLRPLQPAFIMASSGETVTYRELDARSNRLAHLFRKCGLKRLDHYSIFMENNSRYLEACGAGERSGLYYTCVNSYLTAGELTYILTNSQSRILITSKEKLDVAREALKECSQVELCIVADGAGESDRIVGLQEVTADMPHTPIADECIGTAMLYSSGTTGRPKGILRPLPELPADQQLPLFDFLVKIWQYREGMIYLSPAPLYHSAPQAAVNLTIKMGGTAIIMERFDPEHYLELVPKWGVTHTQLVPTMFSRMLKLPEEVRTRYDLSSLEIAIHAAAPCPAAVKDDIIKWWGPIIHEYYGATEGLGFTSCDSEQWLAHRGTVGKVLLGELHILDENMNECPVGTPGTVWFKTATPFEYFNDPARTQEARSADGSMSTVGDVGYVDDDGYLYLTDRATFMIISGGVNIYPQECENLLITHPKIADAAVFGVPNPDLGEEVKAVVQPMPGISPGQELADELIAFCRQSLSRQKVPRSIDFEAELPRLPTGKLYKRLLRDRYWGNKTSRIV; encoded by the coding sequence ATGTACACCGGCAAGCACGTTCATCTTCGTCCGCTTCAGCCCGCCTTCATCATGGCGTCTTCGGGCGAAACCGTCACCTATCGCGAACTGGATGCCCGCTCCAACCGGCTAGCGCATCTGTTTCGCAAGTGTGGTCTGAAGCGGCTCGATCACTATTCGATCTTCATGGAGAACAACAGCCGCTATCTCGAAGCCTGCGGCGCCGGCGAGCGCTCGGGCCTCTATTATACCTGCGTAAATTCCTACCTGACGGCGGGCGAGCTCACCTACATCCTGACCAACAGCCAATCGCGCATCCTTATCACGTCGAAGGAAAAACTCGATGTGGCGCGCGAGGCGTTGAAGGAATGCTCCCAGGTCGAACTCTGCATCGTCGCCGATGGCGCGGGCGAAAGCGATCGCATTGTCGGCCTGCAAGAAGTAACGGCAGATATGCCGCACACACCGATCGCCGACGAGTGTATCGGCACCGCGATGCTTTATTCCTCCGGCACCACCGGCCGCCCGAAGGGGATTCTACGTCCGCTGCCGGAACTGCCGGCCGATCAGCAATTGCCGCTGTTCGATTTCCTGGTGAAGATCTGGCAGTACCGCGAGGGCATGATCTATCTGTCGCCCGCGCCGCTCTACCACTCAGCGCCGCAGGCCGCCGTCAACCTCACGATCAAGATGGGCGGCACCGCCATCATCATGGAACGGTTCGATCCCGAACATTATCTCGAACTGGTTCCGAAATGGGGCGTCACGCATACCCAGCTCGTGCCGACGATGTTCTCGCGCATGCTGAAACTGCCGGAGGAGGTGCGGACGCGCTACGACCTCTCATCCCTTGAAATCGCGATCCATGCCGCGGCGCCTTGCCCTGCGGCGGTGAAGGACGACATCATCAAATGGTGGGGACCGATCATCCATGAATATTACGGCGCCACCGAGGGTCTCGGCTTCACCTCCTGCGACAGCGAGCAATGGCTGGCCCATCGCGGTACCGTCGGCAAGGTGCTGCTCGGCGAGCTGCATATTCTCGACGAGAACATGAATGAGTGCCCGGTCGGCACACCAGGCACGGTGTGGTTCAAGACCGCCACGCCCTTCGAATATTTCAACGATCCGGCCAGGACCCAGGAGGCCCGCTCGGCCGACGGCAGCATGAGCACGGTCGGCGACGTCGGTTATGTCGATGATGACGGCTATCTCTATCTGACCGACCGCGCGACCTTCATGATCATCTCCGGCGGCGTGAATATCTATCCGCAGGAATGCGAGAACCTTCTGATCACCCATCCCAAGATCGCCGATGCCGCGGTGTTCGGCGTGCCCAATCCGGATCTCGGCGAGGAGGTGAAGGCCGTGGTGCAGCCGATGCCGGGCATTTCGCCGGGGCAGGAACTGGCCGACGAGTTGATCGCCTTCTGCAGGCAGTCGCTGTCGCGCCAGAAGGTGCCGCGCTCGATCGACTTCGAGGCGGAATTGCCGCGGCTTCCGACCGGCAAGCTCTACAAGAGGCTGTTGCGCGACCGCTATTGGGGCAACAAGACCTCGCGGATCGTCTGA